From the genome of Spartinivicinus poritis, one region includes:
- a CDS encoding IS3 family transposase, protein MSGKGYCYNNALAESFFHSLKVECIYDYVFSDRAQAKTIIFEYIEVYYNKQRLHSSIGYKTPARFEQLCA, encoded by the coding sequence ATGAGTGGCAAAGGCTACTGTTACAATAATGCCCTTGCTGAAAGCTTTTTCCATAGCTTGAAAGTTGAGTGTATCTACGATTATGTTTTTAGTGATCGAGCACAGGCGAAAACGATAATTTTTGAGTACATTGAAGTTTATTATAATAAGCAAAGGTTGCACTCATCTATTGGTTATAAAACACCAGCTAGGTTTGAGCAGCTATGCGCATAA